The Flavobacterium galactosidilyticum nucleotide sequence CATCTCTTCAGCATATCTTCCAATGGCCACAACTGGGTTAATAGGAAATCTACTAATCTTTGAGTTTTTGTGTTTCAACATAAAGAAAGGCAATACTCCAGTCCACACCCTTGACTTATGAACATCATATTTTACAATTTGATTTGGATGGCTTCCTTCTAAGTTAATCATTTTTTTTTCCTCAGGAAATATTCTAGCAGAATTCATTACCAACGTACCTTGGTCTCCTAATAAATCAAGTAGTTCTTCGATTATAGCATTTGGAGATTTACCTGTTCCTTCAATTGATTCATAAGTACCATGCAAAACCAGAATATCTCCTTTTTTAACACCAAAATCAATTAATTGATTTTTAATTTTATTGAAATCTTTTAATTTAGATATATGTATCGAGTTACCTTTAAATCTCGAAACTAATCTCTTATTATTCCAATAAATTCTTCTAATAAGAAGCTCAATATATGGAGATAATGATAATATCTTATTTTTTATTCCAGAATTTGCCATAATTAATCCCTATTGTATGTGCTTTAAATTTTTTAAATAATACCTGAAAGAATCTTGCGAAAAACTGTAAAGCTTTTTAGAAGGCACTTTACCTATTGAGGTATGGTCATGATGATTAACTAACAGATCAGGACAATATAAAGTGACTCCATTAGCTCCTAAAACTTGATTAGCAAGAATCCCTTCTTCGCCCATCAAAAAAACAGGTGCTGATAATTCTTTAAAGATATTAAAGAAATG carries:
- a CDS encoding AAC(3) family N-acetyltransferase, whose protein sequence is MANSGIKNKILSLSPYIELLIRRIYWNNKRLVSRFKGNSIHISKLKDFNKIKNQLIDFGVKKGDILVLHGTYESIEGTGKSPNAIIEELLDLLGDQGTLVMNSARIFPEEKKMINLEGSHPNQIVKYDVHKSRVWTGVLPFFMLKHKNSKISRFPINPVVAIGRYAEEMIAKNISGELNSSCGVNSSWKFCVDNNAVVVGLGNDLTHSLTIMHVAEEVMGDNWPISNWYSERKFRVIDKSFDEIVKVKERKPKWGKLHFAERTLCKDLIAANILKTVTIDGVLLEFLKSKELIDFLNSKNDKGYPYFNVKKKNGIRI